The Penaeus chinensis breed Huanghai No. 1 chromosome 34, ASM1920278v2, whole genome shotgun sequence DNA window tatatatatgtatatacatacatatacatatatgtatacgtgtgtgtgtgtatatatacatatacatatatataaatgtgtatatatgcaaatatatatttatatatatgtatatacgtatatacatacacacacacacacacagacacacacacacacacacacacacacacacacacacacacacacacacacacacacacacacacacacacacatatatatatatatatatatatatatatatatatataaatatatatatgtgtgtgtttgtgtgtgtgtgtgtgtgtgtgtgtgtatgtatatatatatatatatatatatatatatatatatatatgtatgtatatatatatgtgtatatatatatgtatatatgtatatatgtgtatgtttgtgtttgtatatatatatatatatatatatatatatatatatatatatatatatatacatttgtatatatttatatatatatatttatatttatttatatatatatatatatatatatatatatatgtgtgtgtgtgtgtgtgtgtgtgtgtgtgtgtgtgtgtgtgtactgatgtatacatatacttttatatatatatatatatatatatatatatatatatatatatatatatatatgtatgtatatatatgaatataaaaatataaatacatatatatatatatatatatatatatatatgtgtgtgtgtgtgtgtgttttgtgtgtgtgtgcgtgtgtgtgttttgtgtgtctgtgtgcgtgtatgtgtgtgtgtgtgtgtatgtgtgtgtgtatatatatgtatgtgtgtgtgtgtgtgtgtgtgtttatgtgcgtgtgtgtgtgtatgtatatatatatatatatatatatatatatatatatgtgtgtgtgtgtgtgtgtgtgtgtgtgtgtgtgtttgtgtgtgtgtgtgtgtgtgtgtgtgtgtgtgtgtgtgttttatgtgtgtgtgtgttgtgtgtgtgtgtgtgtgtgtgtgtgtgtgtgtgtgtgtgtgtgtgcgtgtgtgtgtgtgtgtgtgtgtgtgtgtgagcgtgtgtgtgtgtgtgtgtgtgtgtgtgtgtgtgtgtgtgtgtgtatgtacgcacacggattatatatatatatatatatatatatatatatgcatacatacatgtgtgtgtgtgtgtgtgtgtgtgtaagtgtgtacatatatatgtatatatatatatatatatatatgtgtgtgtgtgtgtgtgtgtgtgtgtgtgtgtgtgtgtgtgagcgtgtgtgtgtgtgtgtgtgtgtgtgtgtgtgtgtgtgtgtgtgtgtgtgtatgtacgcacacggattatatatatatatatatatatatatatatatatatatatatatatatgcatacatacatgtgtgtgtgtgtgtgtgtgagtgcgtacatatatatatatatatatatatatatatatacacatatatatgtgtgtgtgtgtgtgtgtgtgtgtgtgtgtgtgtgtgtacatatatgtgtaaatatgtgtatatatatatatatatatatatatatatatatatatatacatacatacatacacacagagcagTTCTGGCGGGCAAAGGCCTCGGCGGCGTGAAGGAGGAGCCGAACTGCGGGAATTAATGAGGCAAATGAGACATGTATGAGGAGGAAGACACGAATCACTGTGGGAAAGCGCGAAGGAGTGTCACGTCaagatatatctattttctttattatctactatagaaacgaaggagagaaaagaatagatagcagagaaagaaataagaagagtcaaaagaaggaatgaaagataggaaaaaaaaattaggaacaACATctattataagtgtgtgtattccGAGTTTGTTTACAAGACAGATGTTATCATGGCCGCCCTCAAGCACTTGGTTCACGTCTCAATAAGGCAACTGAGGAAGCTACTGAAGAGGctaacctcccccaccccgctCTTCCTtgacctcccatcctccctcctccctcctcctcctcctgctcctcctcctcctcctcctcctcctcctcctcctcctcctcctcctccacctcctccacctcctccacctcctccacctttctcctcctcctcgtcctccttatcctcctccttctcctcttcctcctccttcacctcctcctattcctcttccagcttcttcttcttcttcttcttcctctcccacccccctcttccttgacctcccaccctccctcctctcctcctcctcctcctcctcctgctcctcctcctcctcctcctcctcctccagcccctcCAGCTCATtcagctcctccttctcctcctcctccttctcctcctcctcctcctccacctcctctgtttcctcctcctcttcctcttcctcctcctcttcctgcttcttcttcttcttcttctttttcttatgcttcttcttcttcttcctcttctcctcctcctccttctcctccttctcatcctcctcctctttctcctcctcctcctccttctcctccttctcctcctcctcctcctcttcctcctcatcatcatcatcatcctcttcctgattcttcttcttcttcttcttcatctcctcctcctcctcctccctccctccctccctccctccctccctcctcctcctccccctccccttcttcttcttcttcttcttcttcttcttcttcttcttcttctcctcctcctcctcctcctcctcctcctcctcctcctcctcctccccctactcctcttcctggttcttcttcttcttcttcttcttcttcttcttcttcttcttcttcttctctctcctcctcctcctcctcctcctcctcctcctcctccccctcctcctcttcctggttcttcttcttcttcttcttcttcttcttcttctcctcctcctcctcctcctcctcctcctcctcctccccctcctcctcttcctggttcttcttcttcttcttcttcttcttcttcttcttcttcttcttcttcttcttcttcttcttcttcttctcctcctcctcctcctcctcctcctcttcctcctcctcctccttcctctccaaccACTCCTCACACTCTTACCTTTCACCTCCTCAATGGCAATTTACTTGCACATACTTTAACTGCATTGTCTAATACTTTATTATTTCTTCCACATTttgttaattcatatatttttcaaagGCGCTGTGCTGTTCATTTGTCCCTTTTGTGCGATAACTTTACTTTAAAATTATTACAAGTTCTTTCAGTACCCGACATAACTGTCGATGTCATTTTGCAAATCATACAACTCTTGTAGCTTCTGTGAAaagcctttcttttattttttattttttttattttacctttttttttaacggGGATGGGGGTGAGGTGGCGGGAGAGAATAACAGACTTCCTGTGACAAAATGAGTTCTTGGAAACCATGATATATTTCTATGTTACGAATTCTTACACAAGTAAATATACGATGGATGGAACTAACTACCTTAGATGTTATAAGTTATCTTACGTCCATCTCCCGAGTATTCAGGTACAAGAAGGAAGTATGTCCACAGTGACAACGCCTCGTCCTTAAGGCAAAAAGTCTCGTGCAATACAAAACCGATCCTTTATCTCAGGCGATTATCatcaaaggagaaaaaatgagccCATTTTTAGTTTTTCCATTGACTGTACTCCGGCGCGCCTTCTCTTTGTatgcataaaaagaaagagaaagagatagagagagagagagatagagatagagagagagagagagagagagagagagagagagagagagagagagagagagagagagaaaagagagagaggaggggggaaggagggagagagagagacagacagacagacagaatcactctctctctctctccctctgtcagagagagagagagagaacaatagaaaGGACTGTGCGCAAAATAACGGCTGTGCGGTTTCCGTCTGCTGGGCACAGAATGGTAAAGGAAGTTGTCATCACTCTATACAAATACGCTAGAAATTGGTAGAACTAATTCAGCAATTATCTCTAACATCCCAGTAAATCAAGCTATCTAAAAGTCGATTCAATTAAGCCAACAATTGATCTAAAATGCCAGTCAGTTGATTTCGATAAGCCAACTAACAAAACAATCAAGCAATCGACTTAACTAACCGAACAATCGTTTCACAACCTTGCCAGCACAAATAAATCACGCTCTACGCAAAGGGGACCCAAGTACATCTTTCGATAAAAACTCCACGTTGACACAAGCCGAAGCGAGAGATTCATATCCGAAAAATTGTAGGTTTCTCCATTTCATTAATCACTCAAACTTCATAGCTCGTTTGGGGTATTAAAGACATGTAGCTGGCCTAATATAATGACGAGGGATTATTTTCGACCAATTATAGTCTGAGATAACATGTcagctcttttatttttctctctatcctgttTTCTTAATCGCATATTTCGATTATGCAGCGTATCAATAGATCAATGAAATCCGTTGATCTATATCACGAAAGTAAGTGAAATGgagttagcaaaaaaaaaaaaaattaaaaatctaaaatatatcaataaacagataaataaatacattttaaaaacatTGATTTCGTTTCCATGGAAATCCTTCCACTCCTGACCCTCTCCCACGGGGCCTTAGGGCAGGTGTCAGTACACAAGACTGTCTAAACATGACATACTTCCATGACAAATGTCGCAAACGCCCGCATGCCATTTTGGGACATACCGAATGAACGCACGCACCTGACTTGTTCTTCTTTATTCAGCCTCACAAAACTCAACCCCAACCCATAATATAACACACGGTCTTTCTCTCCCAGGTTCGCACAGTCTCCAACTCGTCTAGGAATTCGAACAGACGCGGATTAACGCTATTACAGCGGATCGACGCCATCTTGACTTACAAATGCTAACCTCTTAGGCCTAAACTTGACTGAGCCGCATGACTGTTCATTTTATCGAGGTCTGGATTTTGTTTTCTGggctgccctttttttttttttacttgttttcgttttcctcgtttCGCTTTTTTTCGGGGATTATTTAATACTAAGACTTTCTCAGGTGGCCTATTAAGCTTGCTAGTCTCATAggctcttctccttctatctctctctctctctctctctctctctctctctctctctctctcttctcccgccctctctctctctctctctctctctctctctctctctctctctctctctctctctctctctcttctctctctctctctctctctctctctctctctctctctctctctctctctctctctctctcctctctctctctctctctctctctctctctccgccctcctctccctctctctctctctctctcgccctctctcctctctctctctctctctctctctctctctctcttctctctctctctctctctctctctctctctctctctctctctctgtctctctctctctctctctctctctctctctctctctctctctctctctctctctctctctgtcgctctctccctctctctctctctttctgtctcttctctctctctcattccctccccccccccctctctctctctctctttctatctttctttctctctctctctctctctctctctctctctctctctctctctctctctctctctctctctcttctctctctcttctctttctctctctctctttctctatatctctctgtctctctctctctctctatctctctgtctcccctccctctctctctctctctctctctctctctctctctctctctctctctctctctctctctctctcctctctcctctcccccctctctctctctctctcccctctcccccctctctctctctctctctctctctctctctctctctctctctctctctctctctctctctttctctctgtctcattcgctctctctctctccctccccccctctctctctctctctctctccctctctccctctctccctctctccctttctctctctctctttctctctctctctctctctctctctctctctctctctctcttcttctctctctctctctctctctccctctctctctctctccctctctccctctctccctctctccctctctctctctatctctctatctctatctctatctctatctctatatctctctctctcattctctctctctctcattttctctttctcattctctcatgtgtgtgtgtgcgtgtgtgtgtgtgtgtgcgtgtgtgtgtgtttgtacgtaacGTGGAGCGGAAACTTATATCTCTAGTCTTAGAGATCATTCtgaggataaggaaagagagagagagagagatagagagagagagggaaagagagagagagagagagagagagagagagagagagagagaaagaaaaagagaaagagaaagaggaagagaaagggagggagggaaggagaaagagagagagagagagagagagagagagagagagagagagagagagcgagagagagagagagagcgagagagagagagagagatagagtatgataagagaaaggagggagagagggagagagagaaagagagaaatataagagaaagagagagagagaaagagctgataaaagagagagagagagagagagagagagagagagaactgataaaagagagagagagagagagaactgataaaagagagagagagagagattataaaagaGCGAAATacctaataaaagagagagaaagataataaaagagagaaagagagagaaaacgagaaaaaagagagaatgggaagtcACAAAATCATCGAGTGTAAACAAACTGCAAGTGACGTGGGTGAGAGAACAGTGGCGGGGTCttctttgtaatgataatgaatcttaATGACCCTATTGGAAATACGGTAGCGCTCCTATCGGCCGTCACGCAGTTAACAAGGCTGTGTCAACATGAGCTGATCAGTACGGGCGGTTCCCTAGAATGCGGAGTATATGAGGGATTCATCTCGAGAAAGGCAAAATGAATTAAATgagtatttatttttactttttttattgtatgaAGTAGTAAAAAGGCGTTGGgaatagataaaaagtaaatttgtacatgcacacatacacacacacaaacatgcacacacacgtgcacacacacacacacacacacacacacacacacacacacacacacacacacacacacacacacacacatatatatatgtctgtgtgtgtgtgtgtgtgtgtgtgtgtatgtgcgtgtgtgtatgtatgtatatgcatgtatgtatgtatgtatatctatttatatatctgtatatgtatatttatacatatatataaatatatatacaaacacacacacacacatacacacacacacacacacacacacacacacacacacacacgcacatgcatacatacttacacatatagatatatatatgtatatatatgtacgtatatatgtatatacatatatatatatgtgtgtgtgtgtgtgtgtgtgtgtgttagtttgtgtgtgtgtgtgtgtgtatttatatatatacatatatatacatatatacacgtgcacacacgcacacacacacatacacacacacacacacacacacacacacacacacacacatatatataaatatgtttgggtgtgggtgtgggtgtatgtgtatgtatgtatttatgcatgtatgtatatatgtatatatgtatatgtgtatatatatgtgtgtgtgtgtgggtatgtgtgcgtgtgtgcgtgtgtgtatgtatatgtatatatacatatatatgtgtatgtatatatacacatatgtatatcacatacacacacacacacacacacacacacacacacacacacacacacacacacacacacatatatatatatatatatatatatatatatatatatatatataaacatatatatatacatatacacatatatataaatatatatatatattcttttccctTACACTTTTACTAATCCAACCTAAAATTATATAAAGATTGAAAGATGCATCACATACAAACAGGCTGAACGCTAGTTAACACAAAGACTTGTTACAATGAGTCTTGTAACATTGCATTAACATATCTTTCTTTCGCCATAGAACCAAAGTCCTGGTCAGCAGAATTAAAGGTGCAATCACGCCTTTTTTTGTGTTCATATGATTATGTACATTGTTTATCACAGACTTTTTTGGTTCTTCTTATAATGTGCGTCTCCCAGGTGGCATATTCCCTGATTTTGGGTGGAAGTCAGACATCCTGTTTACCAATGTACAAAATACCACGAAGACCACAGATAAGACATTTCCACAACAGGAACCGGCAGATCATGTGATATCTGTAGAGCTTCCTCCAGTCTTTTTCTGCTCCTCATTGTGTCAAGGTGTATGTACCGTTTCCTTATTCCTGTACTATGTAGTTTGAATtgaatatagattataatattcGGAATTCATCATAATTACTTGTCTTCAATGGAAGAACCAAATGAATTCTCTTTTTCAAGAAATAGTGTTCCCTCTCCACTGCatgttttctatctttttccatCTGTCTTTCTTACAGTGTAAAGATGAGCCAGATGACAAGGACATTGGGGTTAGCGGTGGTTCTCACTGGGTTAGTAGCTGTCGGTGCCTCTTCCAACGTCTCCAAAGAAAGGTATTGTACATTTCCGTTTGCTTAGAAGGATGTACATGGTATCATGCATACGAAGAGTACATATTTTAAAAGACCTAAAAATGCACAAGTAttcattgtataataataatctatGTGATCATAAAAGTTGATAATGACTGGGAGCACTTTCGCCCTCAGCTGTTCCTCGGTCAAAGTGCTGGGTAAAGAACCCTCGGAGATTCGTCTCGAGGTCCTCCAGGGGATGTGCGAGAAAATGTTCGACCACGTCCTCCTCAGTGGCTCCTCAAGCAGAGAATGCCCCTCGACGGCAAGCCAGCCTCAAAGGGTGAGTCCTGGGAAGTATTGCTCTGGCGTTGTTGGGGAAAGTGAAGCCAATTGacataccattctctctctctctctctctctctctctatatatatatatatatatatatatatgtgtgtgtgtgtgtgtgtgtgtgtgtgtgtgtgtgtatgtatctgtgtatgtgtatgtttttaaatCTTTCCATATTTTGCCCTTATCAATATTGGGGTATTAACATGctactagtactagtattgttagaaataatgtgtatgtgtgtatttttaaattttccatatgttttttatcattatcattagtggggTATTAACATGctactagtactagtattgttagtattaaaattagcatcattatcatagaaCTGTTGTTATCTTTAAAGATAATTAGTAAACCTCGCCTTAGCTTGAACCTGCCAACAATGTCGCATGGTCCCGCATCTtggatttcttttgttttcgcacAGAGAACAACCCAAGCGGCTTTGGTGGTTCTCCACAACGACAGCTCCAACAGCTACGTGACCTGGGACGCTGGCGCAGAGCGTAATGTCATCACGAAGAAAGGCTGGTATATAGACGAGGAGGTCTCACTCCGAAATGGATATCGATGGTACAGCCACGGCCTGCCCATGTGGCCTTTCCTGAACCGGATGAAGACGTCCTGGAACATTTTCAAGAAGGAACCGCGGTGGCCCAATTACGCCCTCGCGACTCCGCTTTACCTCGTCCCAGCCGAGCAATGCGAAAATCGTAACCCTCTCATTTCCGTCGGGAAGTTCTTTAGCAAGGAACTCATGAGGCCTCGAAGCGACCCCGTAGATTCATTCTCGAGGTCGACAGTCAAGGACGATGTTCGTAACTTCGTCTTGCAGCATTTCTTCGTACAGAACCAAGTCTGGCGAGAAA harbors:
- the LOC125043924 gene encoding uncharacterized protein LOC125043924 → MSQMTRTLGLAVVLTGLVAVGASSNVSKESCSSVKVLGKEPSEIRLEVLQGMCEKMFDHVLLSGSSSRECPSTASQPQRRTTQAALVVLHNDSSNSYVTWDAGAERNVITKKGWYIDEEVSLRNGYRWYSHGLPMWPFLNRMKTSWNIFKKEPRWPNYALATPLYLVPAEQCENRNPLISVGKFFSKELMRPRSDPVDSFSRSTVKDDVRNFVLQHFFVQNQVWRENADKDFEKCEHWFQPLVRQSLKPMIKSFVKQHKSKCPDETYVFFFRQPCESMESCQVIEDFKREFDKCPSTEMVVGFLKPLAY